From one Marinobacter sp. LV10MA510-1 genomic stretch:
- a CDS encoding YceI family protein: protein MKRLFLASAVSLALVGGAQAADHSGTYAFDKKDAHQFINFRISHLGFSWLYGRFNDFDGQFVYDAENPQNSSVTVSIDTTSVDSNHAERDKHIRNEDFLYTGEYPQATFKSTGIRLDEEGEADIVGDLTLRGVTREVVLDAEMVGHGADPWGGYRMGFEAETELRLADFGIPTNLGPAAEVLTLEISVEGIRQ, encoded by the coding sequence ATGAAGCGATTATTTCTGGCATCGGCTGTGTCTTTGGCTCTGGTCGGTGGCGCACAGGCGGCAGACCACTCAGGCACCTACGCTTTTGATAAAAAGGACGCTCACCAGTTCATCAACTTCCGCATTTCACACCTGGGTTTCAGTTGGCTGTATGGGCGCTTTAACGATTTTGACGGGCAGTTTGTGTACGACGCCGAAAATCCGCAGAACAGTTCGGTGACGGTGTCCATCGATACCACCAGTGTTGACAGTAACCACGCCGAACGCGACAAACATATCCGCAATGAAGATTTCCTGTATACCGGTGAGTACCCGCAAGCGACGTTCAAAAGTACCGGCATTCGTCTGGACGAAGAAGGAGAAGCCGATATTGTGGGCGACCTGACCCTGCGCGGTGTCACTCGCGAAGTCGTTTTGGATGCAGAAATGGTCGGCCACGGCGCCGATCCCTGGGGTGGCTACCGCATGGGTTTTGAAGCAGAAACCGAGTTGCGGCTTGCTGACTTTGGTATTCCTACCAATTTGGGCCCGGCGGCAGAGGTTCTTACTCTGGAGATCTCGGTGGAAGGTATTCGCCAGTAA
- the serB gene encoding phosphoserine phosphatase SerB, with protein MSELVLINVSGRDKPGLTSEITGIMGQYEVRILDIGQAVIHDYLTWGILIQIPDASHSSPVIRDLLFRLHALDLQVRFAPITPEEYQQWAQGRNRACYIVTLLARDITAEQIARVSAITARHQLNIDNITRLSARPSLNVDENRTACVEFSVRGTPDNLAQLRADFLHLAGEMNVDIAFQEDSIFRRNRRLVVFDMDSTLIEAEVIDELAVEAGVGPQVAAITERAMLGELDFSQSFAERLALLKGLDESVLERVAARLKMTEGAEHLIRSLKALGYRTAILSGGFTYFARNLQRQLGIDYVYANELEIVGGKVTGRVSGTIVDGARKAELLLEIAKKEHISHEQVIAVGDGANDLPMLSEAGLGVAFRAKPVVKESARHAISTLGLDAILYLIGFRESETNHQMQPPRDHDTVL; from the coding sequence GTGAGTGAACTGGTTCTGATCAACGTTTCCGGGCGCGACAAGCCCGGCCTGACCTCCGAGATTACCGGTATTATGGGCCAGTACGAGGTGCGCATTCTGGACATCGGCCAGGCGGTGATTCACGACTACCTGACCTGGGGAATTCTGATCCAGATTCCAGACGCGTCTCACTCGTCACCGGTAATCCGCGATCTGCTATTTCGCTTGCATGCCCTGGATCTGCAGGTGCGGTTTGCGCCGATTACCCCCGAGGAGTATCAGCAGTGGGCTCAGGGCCGCAATCGCGCCTGCTACATTGTCACCTTGCTGGCTCGGGACATAACCGCCGAGCAGATTGCGCGGGTGTCGGCGATTACCGCGCGCCACCAGCTCAATATCGACAATATCACGCGCCTGTCGGCGCGGCCGTCACTGAACGTGGATGAAAACCGCACGGCTTGCGTCGAATTTTCAGTACGTGGTACGCCAGACAATCTGGCTCAGTTAAGAGCCGACTTTTTGCACCTTGCCGGCGAAATGAACGTGGATATCGCGTTTCAGGAAGATTCTATTTTCCGCCGCAACCGCCGTCTGGTGGTATTCGATATGGATTCCACCCTGATTGAAGCCGAGGTGATTGATGAACTTGCGGTGGAGGCTGGTGTAGGGCCGCAGGTGGCAGCCATCACCGAGCGTGCCATGCTGGGTGAGCTGGACTTCAGCCAGAGCTTTGCTGAGCGCCTGGCGCTGTTGAAGGGGCTGGATGAGTCAGTTCTGGAGCGGGTTGCCGCGCGCTTGAAGATGACAGAAGGCGCCGAGCACCTGATTCGAAGCCTGAAGGCGTTGGGTTACCGCACGGCGATTCTGTCGGGCGGCTTTACCTACTTCGCCCGCAACCTTCAGCGTCAGCTGGGCATTGATTATGTGTACGCCAACGAGTTGGAGATTGTAGGCGGTAAAGTAACCGGGCGGGTGTCTGGAACTATTGTTGACGGCGCGCGCAAGGCCGAACTCCTGCTGGAAATTGCGAAAAAAGAACACATTTCCCACGAACAGGTGATTGCAGTGGGTGATGGCGCGAATGATTTGCCAATGCTCAGCGAAGCTGGCTTGGGCGTGGCGTTCCGTGCCAAACCCGTGGTCAAAGAATCTGCCCGTCACGCCATTTCAACGCTCGGGCTGGACGCCATTCTGTACCTGATTGGGTTTCGCGAAAGCGAGACCAATCATCAGATGCAACCGCCAAGGGACCATGACACGGTGCTATAA
- the parC gene encoding DNA topoisomerase IV subunit A, giving the protein MPEFQTTDEGFERVALRDYTEKAYLDYSMYVILDRALPNVGDGLKPVQRRIIYAMSELGLKSTSKYKKSARTVGDVLGKFHPHGDSACYEAMVLMAQPFSYRYPLVDGQGNWGSPDDPKSFAAMRYTESRLARFADVLLSELGQGTADWVPNFDGTMDEPSILPARLPHVLLNGTTGIAVGMATDIPPHNVREVTAACIHLLDAPDATVEQLCEYIQGPDYPTRAEIITPRKDLLQMYETGRGSLRMRARWVSEGGDLVITDLPHQVSGNRVLEQIAQQMQAKKLSMVADLRDESDHENPTRLVIVPRSNRVDAEGLMAHLFASTDLEKPYRVNINVIGNDGRPGVKGLVQMLTEWLTFRRATVIRRLQYRLDKVLARLHLLEGLLIAYLNLDEVIEIIRYEDKPKAELIARFSLSADQAEAILELKLRHLAKLEEMKIRGEQDELATERDHLQSILGSEKKLRKLIKTELQQDAETYGDDRRSPIVERGESRAFSNIDLVSNDPVTVVLSEKGWVRAAKGHDIDPLGLSYKAGDKFSLQVHGRNNQQVIFLDSTGRAYALMAHSLPSARGQGEPLSGHINPPPGAQFRGLLMGDSQRKVVLVTDGGYGFATSLGDMLSKNRNGKTLVSVPKGARLMAPVIVPLMAPESRETLYLAAVSNEGRMLVFPLTELPELVKGKGNKLISIPSARVQSRDEFVVAVAVFAHSDQLEIHAGKRKMSLQFSDLEHYLGERGRRGHKLPRGLQRVDRIGVVAVGVAATGAAHQQEQADSE; this is encoded by the coding sequence ATGCCAGAGTTTCAGACAACGGATGAGGGCTTTGAGCGGGTTGCGCTCAGGGACTACACGGAAAAAGCCTATCTTGACTACTCCATGTACGTCATTCTTGATCGCGCTCTTCCCAATGTCGGGGACGGGCTGAAGCCGGTTCAGCGGCGCATTATTTACGCCATGTCCGAACTGGGCCTGAAATCGACGTCCAAATACAAAAAGTCGGCCCGCACCGTGGGCGACGTGTTGGGTAAATTCCACCCCCACGGCGACAGCGCCTGTTACGAAGCCATGGTGTTGATGGCGCAGCCATTTTCATACCGTTACCCGCTGGTGGATGGCCAGGGCAACTGGGGCTCGCCAGACGACCCCAAATCGTTTGCCGCCATGCGCTACACCGAATCCCGCCTGGCTCGATTTGCCGATGTGCTGCTGAGCGAACTGGGCCAGGGTACGGCCGATTGGGTGCCCAACTTTGACGGCACCATGGACGAGCCTTCGATACTGCCGGCGCGCTTGCCCCACGTGTTGCTTAATGGCACCACGGGCATAGCCGTGGGTATGGCGACCGACATACCGCCCCACAACGTGCGCGAAGTGACCGCTGCCTGTATTCACCTGCTGGACGCGCCGGATGCCACGGTAGAACAGCTGTGCGAATACATCCAGGGCCCGGATTACCCTACCCGGGCGGAAATTATTACCCCCCGTAAAGACCTGCTGCAAATGTACGAAACCGGCCGCGGTTCGCTGCGCATGCGTGCGCGCTGGGTGAGTGAAGGCGGCGACCTGGTGATCACTGACTTGCCCCATCAGGTATCCGGTAACCGGGTGCTGGAGCAGATTGCCCAGCAGATGCAGGCCAAAAAGCTGTCCATGGTGGCGGATTTGCGCGATGAATCAGACCACGAAAACCCCACCCGGCTGGTGATTGTGCCCCGTTCAAACCGGGTAGACGCCGAAGGCCTGATGGCACATTTGTTTGCCAGTACCGATCTGGAAAAGCCTTATCGGGTGAATATCAACGTGATTGGTAACGATGGCCGCCCTGGGGTGAAAGGCCTGGTGCAGATGCTGACCGAGTGGCTCACGTTCCGCCGCGCCACGGTGATAAGGCGCCTGCAATACCGGCTGGATAAAGTGCTGGCACGCCTGCACTTGTTGGAAGGCTTGCTGATTGCCTACCTGAATCTGGACGAAGTGATCGAAATTATCCGCTATGAGGATAAACCCAAAGCCGAGTTGATAGCGCGATTTTCACTGTCGGCGGATCAGGCCGAGGCAATTTTAGAACTGAAGTTGCGCCACCTGGCGAAGCTGGAGGAAATGAAAATCCGCGGTGAACAGGATGAACTGGCCACCGAACGCGATCACTTGCAATCCATTCTGGGCTCCGAGAAAAAGCTGCGGAAGCTGATTAAAACCGAATTGCAGCAAGACGCCGAAACTTACGGCGATGACCGCCGTTCACCGATCGTAGAACGTGGTGAATCGCGGGCGTTTAGTAATATTGACCTGGTGTCCAACGATCCTGTCACGGTTGTGCTGTCTGAAAAAGGCTGGGTGCGAGCGGCCAAAGGCCACGATATCGATCCGCTGGGTCTGAGTTACAAGGCCGGTGACAAGTTTTCTTTGCAGGTACACGGGCGCAATAATCAGCAGGTTATTTTTCTTGACTCGACCGGGCGCGCCTACGCCCTGATGGCTCACAGCCTGCCGTCAGCGAGAGGTCAGGGCGAACCGCTGAGCGGGCACATCAACCCGCCGCCGGGCGCTCAATTCCGCGGCTTGCTGATGGGCGACAGCCAGCGCAAGGTGGTGCTGGTGACCGATGGAGGTTATGGCTTTGCAACCTCGCTGGGTGACATGCTGAGCAAGAATCGCAACGGTAAGACCCTGGTCAGTGTGCCTAAGGGTGCGCGCCTTATGGCGCCGGTGATAGTGCCGTTGATGGCGCCTGAAAGCCGCGAGACCCTTTACTTGGCCGCGGTCTCTAACGAAGGCCGGATGTTGGTGTTCCCACTCACAGAACTGCCGGAACTGGTCAAAGGCAAAGGCAACAAGCTGATCAGTATTCCGTCGGCGCGAGTGCAGTCCCGTGACGAGTTCGTGGTCGCGGTAGCGGTATTCGCCCACAGCGACCAGCTCGAAATTCACGCCGGTAAACGCAAAATGAGCCTTCAGTTCAGCGATCTTGAGCATTATCTGGGCGAGCGTGGCCGCCGCGGCCACAAGCTGCCACGGGGCCTGCAACGGGTTGACCGTATCGGGGTTGTGGCTGTAGGGGTGGCGGCAACCGGTGCGGCCCATCAACAGGAGCAAGCAGACAGTGAGTGA
- a CDS encoding cytochrome b, translated as MKLRNSQATYGLVAVFLHWLVALAVTGMFGLGYWMVGLTYYDAWYKQGPDIHRSVGVLLFISMLLRVVWRLMNPRPEPVPGHRRWELVAAHLAHGLLYVLLFVAMVSGYLISTADGSSVSVFGWFDVPSITGRIKGMEDTAGVVHYWVTWSVVVLAGIHALGALKHHFIDRDNTLRRMLGR; from the coding sequence ATGAAGCTGCGTAACAGTCAGGCAACTTATGGCCTGGTGGCGGTGTTTCTGCACTGGTTGGTGGCCCTGGCCGTGACGGGCATGTTCGGTTTGGGTTACTGGATGGTAGGGCTTACGTATTACGACGCCTGGTACAAGCAGGGACCGGACATACATCGCAGTGTAGGCGTGTTGTTATTTATTAGCATGCTGCTACGGGTTGTGTGGCGCCTGATGAATCCGCGGCCGGAACCGGTGCCGGGTCATCGGCGCTGGGAGCTTGTCGCGGCTCACCTGGCCCATGGTTTGTTGTATGTGCTGCTGTTTGTTGCCATGGTCAGCGGCTACTTGATCTCTACCGCCGACGGCTCTTCGGTGAGCGTGTTTGGCTGGTTTGATGTGCCCTCTATCACGGGTCGCATCAAGGGCATGGAAGACACCGCCGGTGTGGTGCATTATTGGGTAACCTGGAGTGTGGTCGTATTAGCGGGTATTCATGCACTTGGCGCGCTAAAGCACCATTTTATTGACCGGGACAATACTTTGCGCCGTATGTTGGGGCGTTGA